One Pelorhabdus rhamnosifermentans genomic window carries:
- a CDS encoding tautomerase family protein — MGGLKSSTLESFSQLCFFQEYKFPTAEKEFSVTLLTRVRHELKISTQDIEITIFETPKSNWGIRGMPGDELSLNYKVEG, encoded by the coding sequence ATGGGTGGCTTAAAAAGTTCGACTCTTGAATCATTTTCTCAATTGTGCTTTTTTCAAGAGTATAAGTTCCCCACAGCGGAGAAAGAATTCTCCGTTACGCTACTCACTAGAGTTCGCCATGAATTAAAAATTTCGACGCAAGATATAGAAATCACTATTTTTGAGACTCCAAAATCTAATTGGGGCATACGAGGTATGCCAGGAGACGAATTATCTTTGAATTACAAAGTAGAGGGGTAA